The Anaerobacillus sp. CMMVII region GGAATGGTCAATCGTTTCTATTTGAATTTATTGAAAAAGAAAGTTAAAGAAGTAACTATTTTTAAGGTGCAGTGAACAAAAAGTATACAAGTTTGACAATCTTACTATAAAAATTCTTTACGAAATACCTAGAGACTTCACTTTAGGTATTTTTTTTAGTGTGTGCTTCTAAAGGGGGAATCAGGCATAAGTTCATAAACGCTAGAATAGATCTGAAAAATTTCGGGAAAATAATGTATCATAAGAAGGGAGATATCTATCATGGCAGAAAACGTAACTATACCACTAACCTCTGGTGAACTCGGTTTTTTATGGGAGAGCTATCATTGTGAGACAATGTTTCTATGCACGTTTCAATACTTTAAAACTGTCGCTGATGATAACGACTTACATAAAAATCTTCAAAGTGGAATTGAAATAACCGAGTCAAATATCCAGGCGATTAAGGAAGTGTTTATAAAGGAAAAGCTCCCTATTCCAGGTGCCTTTGATGAGCATGATGTAAATCTGAATACACCTAAACTATATTCAGATCAAACCATCAATTATTTGTTAAAAGAAATGAGTGAGACAAGGTTTGAAATTTATTCAAAGTACTTGAAAATGACTTCTCGCTTAGATATTCGAGCATTATGTAATCAATTTATAACTGATTATAATCGTTTTTGTCACCAAGTGACTGAAACACTGTTAAATAAGGGACTTTACGTTCGTGCCCCACAAATTCCATACCCAGACGATGTAGATTTTGTTAAAAACAAAAGTTATTTGACAGGGTGGTTTGGTGAAAGAAGACCGGTTGAAGCAAATCAATTAGCACACATATCATTGAATATCCAACGAAATACGCTTTTGAAAACGATGTTGATTGGTTTTATCCAAACTGTTGAATCTGATAAAATTAGAGACCTTTTAGAAGTAGGTAAGGTTATGAGCGATAAAATGCTTGAAAGTTTACATCTATTTTTAAAGGATGCTGACCTTCAAGCTCCTATTCAATCAGGTTTGTCAGTCATGAAATCCACCAAAGCTCCATTTTCAGATCGCTTTGTTTTAGAGTTTTTGCTAAACATTACTCATTGTGCAATAAGCGTTTATGGAGAATCCTTAGCTCTAAGCAAAAGACGTGATTTGTTTGTATTTTATGAAAAGAGTATCACTGGAACAACTTTATACGCAAATCAAATTGCTAATCTTTTAATTGAATTGGGTTACTTAGAACAACCGCCAATAGCAACAGATTATGAGGATTTAGCAAATAAAAGGGATTAAGTTTGTATTGATGGGACAACTATCTAACAATATTTGAGTGAAAGGTTGTTGAATTTCTAGTCTTACAGAAAGGCTAACAAGAATAGCGAATGCGAAGATATGGTTATTTCAAAAAAGATTAAATGACAAAATCGAGCAGAATATGTGCTCGATTTTTCTTGTTTTGTTGAATTGTGCTTTCCTGGGAAATATTGTGTCGTTATAAATCTTTACCCATGACGATTGCTGTCGTCGTAACGCCTGTCGCTGCTACAGCAATAGCAGACAATACTAACTCATCATAGGTAATCACAGAAATCCCAGCAATAACGACTAATAAATCTATGATGAAAATAAAAATGCCTACATTTGTTTTCAATAGATCGGCTATCATTTGTGCCAATAAATCCAATCCACCAGTGCTTATGTCGTATAAAAACATAACTCCTACGCCAATTCCAAGAAGAACACCACCAACAATGGAGGCGATGAGTGGCGAAAGGTTATTAGGACTAAGCGTTAACCATTGGAAAAGGTCGATAAATATTGCTGATACAACAAAGCCAACAATACTGTTGTAAAAGAAGGTTCGATACCAAATCCATGCGCCAGCATAGATCGGAATACTTAGAAGAAGAATTGCTACACCGACATTGATACCATATTCATAATGTAGAATTAACCCTAAACCAATCATTCCTCCATCTAAAATGTGAAAAGGAACGAAAAAATTATTTATCCCGATACTAATAATAAAACTTCCTAAAAGTATCGCTAGTAATTTTTTATTCAACATGAAATCAACCTCGCAAACAGGACATGTTGTAGTGTATGCGCGGGGAGTTAATAAAAGAAGTAAGAAGTTTAGAGTGTGAAATCTAGAGTTGTAGCTCCTGAGAGTTACAATCAAAGACTATACACTATAAACTCTACACTCTAAACTACTGAAATTTCTTCATCCGATACTGTAAGCTTTGTCTACTGAGTCCAAGTTGTTTTGCAGCTTGAGTGACATTGTAATTGTGCTGTTCGAGGACTTTTTGGATATAGTACTCTTCGAACTCTTCTAATTGTTGTTTTAATGGTCTAGTGAACGGTTTGTAATCTGTTTTCTTATTTGTTTGAAACATCTCAGGTATATCTGCCTTAAATTGCGTTTTGTTTCGAAAATGATTAGGTAAATGTGTGAAATCAATGCGATCTTCATCAACGATTAGGTTCATCGCTCCTTCGATGACATGCTCTAGCTCTCGGACATTTCCTGGCCAATCATAGTCATAAAATAAGTGAAGTATTTCCTCGTCAATCTTCCGGACTTCCATTTGGAAGTTTCGATTACATTTTTGAATAAACGTATTCACGAGCAGAGGGATATCTGCTTTTCGTTTTCTGAGAGGTGGAATTTGTAACGAGACAACACTAAGTCGATAATATAAGTCTTGGCGTAAGCGCCCTTCTTCAATAGCGATTAATGGATCTTCGTTTATTGTTGCTAATATCCTCACATCGATAGGAGTGTCTTTTGTATCACCTATTCGTCTCAAACTCTTTTCTTGGATGACACGTAATAGCTTTGCTTGTAACCCGATGCTTAATGAATTTATTTCATCTAAAAGAATGGTTCCTTCGTTTGCTTGTTCAAATAAACCAGGTCGTTCTGTAGCGCCGGTAAATGCACCTTTTTTCGTTCCGAATAGTAAACCTTCAATTAAACTTTCAGGCAGTGCTGCACAGTTTTGGCTAATGAATGGCTTATCATGACGCTCGCTATTATGGTGAATACTTTGGGCAAATAGTTCTTTTCCAGTTCCGGTTTCACCGATAATTAAAACAGAAGAGGAAGTCCGTGTTGCTCGTTTTGCTTGTTCAATAATCTCCTTGATAGGGTTGCTCTCACCAATGATGGAATCAAAAGTATGGAATGTTTCTTTAGTTGCCCGAGTTTCTCTTATTAGCTTTTCTAGTTTGGTAATATCCTTAGCAATTTCGATGGCACCAATAATTTTCTCATTTTCGTAGATAGGGTGTGTATTATTTAGAGTGGTAATTTCTTGGCCTTTATTATTAAAGTAGGTCTGTTTTTTGTTTTTGGTTGTTTTCCCTTCATAGAGAGCCTGAAGGAGTGTGCTTTCTTGGCCTTCATAAAACATAAATACATCTCGTAAATTTTTATTGATAACGTCTTCTATATGCATGGCTTCTATTTCCATCATTTTTGGATTGTAGATAACCGTTTTACCGGTCTCGTCAATAACATGAATGCCAATGTCAACTTCATTAATTACCTGTTGATAGAAATTAGCGAACTTCTTTAACTGTTGCAGGTCCTTATAATCAAACAAGCAATCCTCCCCAATCTAGTTAATATAGGTTTAGTTTACTATCATCGAACATAAGATGCAAAAAAAATTGGCGTTTGTAGCAAAATGAATTTGCATCGCAAAAAAAATTTGCACATAAGATTGTTCAGTACCATTTCAGATTTCTAAACATAAATAATTTTTTGTTTTGTATGTAAAGGTGTAAGCGTCGAAGGCGTATCTCATCAATCTATTAAAATGAAATTCCGAAGTTGGCACGATTATTGCATTATAAAGTTTGTATATAGAAGTTACTTAGAAAAGGAGAGGATCATAACATGGTAGTACCTTACAAACATGAACCATTTACAGATTTCACAGTAGAAAAAAATCGTCTTGAATTTGAGGCAGCTCTACAAAAGTAGAAGCAGAATTAGGTAAAGACTACGATCTAATCATTAATGGTGAAAGAATTGCTACAGAAGATAAAATTGTTTCTCTTAATCCTTCAAATAAAGAACAAGTTGTTGGAACCGTTTCCAGAGCGAATATTGACCTAGCTGAAAAGGCAATGCAAGTAGCGGATGAGACATTTAATACGTGGAAGAAATGGAAGCCTGAAGTTCGTGCCGACATTTTATTTAAGGCAGCGGCAATTATTAGACGTCGTAAGCATGAGTTTTCTGCTTATTTAGTACTAGAAGCTGGTAAGCCTTGGAATGAAGCTGATGCAGATACTGCGGAAGGAATCGATTTCCTTGAGTATTACGCACGTCAAATGCTACAACTTAGCAAAGGTTTTGCAGTAGAAAGCAGACCGTTTGAGCACAATAAGCTTTCATATATTCCACTAGGAGTAGGTGTTGTTATCCCGCCTTGGAACTTTGCTTTCGCAATTATGGCTGGTATGACAGCAGCCGCTTTAGTAACTGGTAATACAGTTATTTTAAAGCCAGCAGAAACAACTCCGGTAATTGCCTATAAATTTATGGAAGTGTTAGAAGAGGCAGGTCTTCCAAATGGTGTCGTTAACTATATCCCTGGATATGGTTCAGAAATTGGTGACTATTTAGTAGACCATAAGCGTACTCGCTTCATTTCATTTACTGGTTCAAAAGCAGTAGGTGTTCGTATTTATGAGCGTGCAGCAAAAGTACACCCAGGTCAGCTTTGGTTAAAACGAGTTGTTGCAGAAATGGGCGGGAAAGATGCAGTTATCGTTGATAAAGATGCAGATTTAGAAGTAGCAGCACAATCGATTGTGAAATCAGCGTTTGGCTTCTCAGGTCAGAAATGTTCAGCTTGTTCAAGAGCGATCATCCACCAAGACGTGTATGATCAAGTTCTAGAGAGAGCGGTTGAATTAACGAAAGAATTAACAATTGGTGCTCCTGCAGACCTTAACAATTTTATGGGGCCGGTTAATGACCAAAAGGCATTTGATAAAATTATGAGCTATATTGAAATCGGAAAAGAAGAAGGAAAATTAATGGTAGGTGGAACTGGAGATAACTCAAAAGGTTTCTTTATTCAACCAACAATTTTCGCAGATGTTCATGAAAATGCACGTATTATGCATGAGGAAGTTTTCGGCCCATTTGTTGCATTCTGTAAAGCGAACGACTTTGATCATGCGCTAGAGATCGCGAATAATACGGAGTATGGACTAACGGGAGCTGTCCTTACTAGAAATAGAGAAAATCTTGAAAAAGCTCGTGAAGAATTCCATGTAGGTAATCTTTACTTTAATAGAGGATGTACAGGAGCAATCGTAGGTTATCATCCATTTGGCGGATTTAATATGTCAGGAACAGATTCAAAAGCTGGTGGACCAGATTATTTATTACTATTTACACAAGCGAAATTAGTTTCTGAGCAACTATAAAAAAATCTAGTAATCTAATCATGGCGGCTAGCATTGTAAAGTAAGCGTATTGTTTGCTTGGGCTAGTCGCCTACCTAAAGGATCTCAAGTCTAAGCGACGGAGGGAACAAAATGAGTAAAACCAATGAAATTATTGAACAAACCGAAAAATTTGGGGCGCGTAATTATCATCCGCTTCCAATTGTTATTTCAAGAGCTGAAGGGGTTTGGGTAGAGGATCCAGAGGGCAATAAGTACATTGATATGTTAAGTGCTTATTCTGCTGTCAACCAGGGTCACAGGCACCCGAAGATTATTCAAGCTTTAAAGGATCAAGCAGATAAAATTACGCTAACATCAAGAGCTTTTCATAATGACCAGCTCGGTGATTTTTATGAAAAGGTGTCAGCGCTTACAGGGAAGAGCATGGTGCTCCCAATGAATACTGGTGCCGAAGCTGTGGAGACGGCTGTAAAAGCAGTTCGCCGCTGGGCTTATTATGTAAAGGGAATTGAAGACGGGAAAGCAGAAATCATTGTTTGTGAAGATAACTTTCATGGACGAACAATGACAGCTGTTTCACTTTCTTCAAATGAAGATTATAAACGTGGTTTTGGTCCAATGTTGCCAGGAATTAAGATTATTCCTTACGGTGATCTTGAGGCTTTAAAAGCAGCGATTAGTGAGAATACAGCTGCATTTCTTCTTGAACCAATTCAAGGAGAAGCAGGAATCATTATCCCACCAGAAGGTTTCCTGAAAGAGGCGTATGATATCTGTAAAGAAAACAACGTTCTTTTTGTCGCAGATGAAATTCAATCTGGTTTAGGACGTTCAGGGAAAGTATTTGCCTGTGACTGGGATGAGGTTGTACCTGATATGTATATTCTAGGGAAAGCCTTAGGTGGTGGCGTAATGCCGATTTCTGCAGTTGCTGCTGACGAAGATGTCCTAGGTGTATTTGAACCAGGATCTCATGGCTCTACGTTCGGGGGGAATCCACTAGCTTGTGCTGTATCAGTAGCCTCATTACAAGTTTTAGAGGATGAGAAACTTGCAGAACGGTCGTTAGAACTAGGTAACTACTTCCAAGATAAATTAAAAGGGATTAACAGTTCTGTAATTAAAGAGGTGCGCGGTAAAGGTCTCTTTATAGGTGTTGAGTTAACTGTACCTGCGCGTAAATATTGTGAAGCATTAAAAGAAAAAGGACTTTTATGTAAAGAAACACATGAAAATGTGATTCGTTTTGCTCCGCCACTCGTGATTTCTAAAGAAGATTTAGATTGGGCATTAATCCATATTACGAGTGTTTTGGAAGATTAAATAATTGATAGTTGAGTAAATTTCATTATTACCTTAATCAAGCTATATCAATCTAGATAGTACCGAAAATATGAATGATGAAATTCAATAAGTTAATCATTTTTTAGAGGGGGAGCTAAGTTAGCTCCCCGTTATAGAAAAGGCATTAATTTGCTAAAAAAAATAGTTCTTTTTGAAGTCATGAGTTTTGAGTTTTGAAAGCTAAGCTCCGTAGACTACGCTTCAATTGGACAACAAAAATTAAGACATTAAAAAGGGGTTTTTGAAAATGGAAATAGTTTTAAGAAATTTTTTCCTCTTTCTATCAAAAAATAAGACATTGAATAAGAGTGCAAAAAAATGGGGTTTAAAGCTTGGTGCACAACAGGTTATTCCAGGAGAAACGATTGAGAGTGCTATTGCAGCAGTTAAAAATTTAAATGCTAAAGGGTTAGCTTGTACTGTCGATCATTTAGGGGAATTTGTATTTAATCGTGAAGAAGCAATAGAGTCTGCTGAATATTGTGTGAGAACGATTGAAGCTATTGCAGAATCTGGAGTGAATTGTAATCTTTCTTTAAAACTTACTCAGCTTGGGCTCGATATTGATCGTAATCTTTGTCGAGATAACATGAGAAAAATCTTAGCAACAGGTCAAAGACATAATATCTTTGTTCGTATTGATATGGAAGATTATTCTCACTTGGATGCGACGTTAGATTTATTGGCTGAACTACGCCGTGAATTTTCAAATGTGGGAACAGTTATTCAAGCATATTTATATCGAGCAGAGCGAGACGTCGAGGATCTAAAAGGCATTTCATTACGTTTAGTAAAGGGTGCTTATAAGGAATCTCCTGAAGTTGCTATTCAAGATAAAGCCGAGATTGATGAAAATTACCTTAGTATTATAAAGCAACATTTATTAAATGGAAGTTATACTGCTGTTGCTTCACATGACCATAACATCATTGAAAAAGTAAAGCAGTTTGCTAAAGAAAAGAACATTCCAAAATCACAGTTTGAATTTCAAATGTTATATGGATTCCGTACAGAGATGCAACAAGAGATAGCAAAAGAAGGCTATACAATGAGAATTTATGTACCGTTTGGGAACGACTGGTACGGCTACTTTATGAGAAGGCTTGCTGAAAGACCGCAAAATGTGGCTTTTGCGCTAAGAGGCCTATTAAAATAATATTCTATGAAACTGAAAAGAGGTTGTTTCTATGAAAAGGAAAATATCGATTATTGGAGTACCTATGGACTTAGGGCAGCGTAGACGTGGTGTTGATATGGGACCTAGTGCCATACGATATGCTAATGTTGTTGAACGGCTGCAATCGCTTGATTACGAAGTAAATGATATTGGTGACATAGAAATTGGTAGACCTAATCGTTTTGATGTTATAGATGAAGAAAACTTGAAAGATCTCAAAGAAGTAGTGAAGGCTAATCAAAAACTTGCTTCAGCTGTTTCTGACATTGTTGCCATGGGACAGTTTCCATTAGTTTTAGGAGGCGACCATAGTATTGCAATTGGAACGCTTGCTGGAGTAGCTGAACATCATAAAAACCTGGGTGTCATTTGGTTTGATGCTCATGGGGATTTAAATACAGGGGAAACATCACCATCTGGAAACATCCATGGGATGTCACTAGCGGTG contains the following coding sequences:
- a CDS encoding DUF3231 family protein, whose translation is MAENVTIPLTSGELGFLWESYHCETMFLCTFQYFKTVADDNDLHKNLQSGIEITESNIQAIKEVFIKEKLPIPGAFDEHDVNLNTPKLYSDQTINYLLKEMSETRFEIYSKYLKMTSRLDIRALCNQFITDYNRFCHQVTETLLNKGLYVRAPQIPYPDDVDFVKNKSYLTGWFGERRPVEANQLAHISLNIQRNTLLKTMLIGFIQTVESDKIRDLLEVGKVMSDKMLESLHLFLKDADLQAPIQSGLSVMKSTKAPFSDRFVLEFLLNITHCAISVYGESLALSKRRDLFVFYEKSITGTTLYANQIANLLIELGYLEQPPIATDYEDLANKRD
- a CDS encoding ornithine--oxo-acid transaminase, with translation MSKTNEIIEQTEKFGARNYHPLPIVISRAEGVWVEDPEGNKYIDMLSAYSAVNQGHRHPKIIQALKDQADKITLTSRAFHNDQLGDFYEKVSALTGKSMVLPMNTGAEAVETAVKAVRRWAYYVKGIEDGKAEIIVCEDNFHGRTMTAVSLSSNEDYKRGFGPMLPGIKIIPYGDLEALKAAISENTAAFLLEPIQGEAGIIIPPEGFLKEAYDICKENNVLFVADEIQSGLGRSGKVFACDWDEVVPDMYILGKALGGGVMPISAVAADEDVLGVFEPGSHGSTFGGNPLACAVSVASLQVLEDEKLAERSLELGNYFQDKLKGINSSVIKEVRGKGLFIGVELTVPARKYCEALKEKGLLCKETHENVIRFAPPLVISKEDLDWALIHITSVLED
- a CDS encoding sigma 54-interacting transcriptional regulator, producing MFDYKDLQQLKKFANFYQQVINEVDIGIHVIDETGKTVIYNPKMMEIEAMHIEDVINKNLRDVFMFYEGQESTLLQALYEGKTTKNKKQTYFNNKGQEITTLNNTHPIYENEKIIGAIEIAKDITKLEKLIRETRATKETFHTFDSIIGESNPIKEIIEQAKRATRTSSSVLIIGETGTGKELFAQSIHHNSERHDKPFISQNCAALPESLIEGLLFGTKKGAFTGATERPGLFEQANEGTILLDEINSLSIGLQAKLLRVIQEKSLRRIGDTKDTPIDVRILATINEDPLIAIEEGRLRQDLYYRLSVVSLQIPPLRKRKADIPLLVNTFIQKCNRNFQMEVRKIDEEILHLFYDYDWPGNVRELEHVIEGAMNLIVDEDRIDFTHLPNHFRNKTQFKADIPEMFQTNKKTDYKPFTRPLKQQLEEFEEYYIQKVLEQHNYNVTQAAKQLGLSRQSLQYRMKKFQ
- a CDS encoding YitT family protein yields the protein MLNKKLLAILLGSFIISIGINNFFVPFHILDGGMIGLGLILHYEYGINVGVAILLLSIPIYAGAWIWYRTFFYNSIVGFVVSAIFIDLFQWLTLSPNNLSPLIASIVGGVLLGIGVGVMFLYDISTGGLDLLAQMIADLLKTNVGIFIFIIDLLVVIAGISVITYDELVLSAIAVAATGVTTTAIVMGKDL
- a CDS encoding proline dehydrogenase; translated protein: MEIVLRNFFLFLSKNKTLNKSAKKWGLKLGAQQVIPGETIESAIAAVKNLNAKGLACTVDHLGEFVFNREEAIESAEYCVRTIEAIAESGVNCNLSLKLTQLGLDIDRNLCRDNMRKILATGQRHNIFVRIDMEDYSHLDATLDLLAELRREFSNVGTVIQAYLYRAERDVEDLKGISLRLVKGAYKESPEVAIQDKAEIDENYLSIIKQHLLNGSYTAVASHDHNIIEKVKQFAKEKNIPKSQFEFQMLYGFRTEMQQEIAKEGYTMRIYVPFGNDWYGYFMRRLAERPQNVAFALRGLLK